In Zingiber officinale cultivar Zhangliang chromosome 8B, Zo_v1.1, whole genome shotgun sequence, a single genomic region encodes these proteins:
- the LOC122013397 gene encoding cytochrome P450 71A1-like produces MAFFSIFFLLPLLFLWLRFRKQQISGRTNLPPSPPRLPLIGNLHQLGAFLHQSLAALSRLHGPVMLLHLGNVPTLVVSSPDAASDVLRHQDVVCAGRPAITPAKILLDGDIAFGPYGEYWRQLRKICSVHLLSSKRVQSYRRAREEEVAAMAAAIAARASTTINLSEIIYSFTNDLICRVVSGKFKRAEGRSRVFAELIHQNSELLVAVYLGDYFPWLGWVDGLLGYVTRARKIRKRWEELLDQVVKEHADRSSSNIDGHDEKEEEKDFVDVLMSLQDKNEFVLEPGNLKSLLIDIFGGGTDTTYITLGWAMVELVRNPLVMQKLQEEVRRIANRKSLVKEEDLHQMTYLLAVIKEVLRLHPPLPLLLPRETLNDCMIQGYSIPKKTVILVNAWAIGRDPKHWDAPEEFRPERFLDGTVDFNGTDFRYMPFGSGRRVCPGLQFAIASLELALANLVHQFDWELPAGMEKEEFHTREAPGLVAEREGKLHLVAKPWSDCSKE; encoded by the exons ATGGCTTTCTTCTctatctttttccttcttccccttctcTTCCTCTGGCTGCGATTCAGGAAACAACAGATCTCCGGACGTACCAACCTTCCCCCCTCACCTCCAAGGCTTCCTCTCATCGGCAACCTCCACCAGCTCGGTGCCTTCCTCCACCAGTCCCTCGCCGCCCTCTCCCGCCTCCACGGCCCCGTCATGCTCCTGCACCTCGGCAACGTCCCCACCCTCGTCGTATCCTCCCCCGATGCCGCTAGCGACGTCCTCCGCCACCAGGACGTCGTATGCGCGGGACGTCCCGCCATCACGCCGGCCAAGATCCTCCTCGATGGCGACATAGCCTTCGGCCCCTACGGAGAATACTGGAGGCAGCTCCGCAAGATCTGCAGCGTCCACTTGCTGAGCTCCAAGCGGGTGCAGTCCTACCGCCGCGCAAGGGAGGAGGAGGTGGCAGCCATGGCGGCGGCCATAGCGGCGAGGGCCTCGACCACTATAAATCTATCCGAAATCATATATTCCTTCACCAACGACTTGATCTGCCGAGTGGTGTCGGGAAAGTTCAAGAGAGCGGAAGGGCGGAGCCGAGTTTTCGCAGAGTTGATTCACCAGAACTCGGAGCTGCTGGTGGCGGTGTACCTCGGGGACTACTTCCCGTGGCTGGGGTGGGTGGATGGGTTGCTGGGTTACGTGACGAGGGCGAGGAAGATCAGGAAGAGGTGGGAGGAGCTGCTGGATCAGGTGGTCAAGGAGCATGCGGATCGATCGTCGTCAAATATAGACGGTCAcgatgagaaggaggaggagaaggatttCGTGGACGTTTTGATGTCGCTGCAGGACAAGAACGAGTTTGTCCTCGAGCCAGGAAACCTCAAGTCGCTTCTTATA GATATTTTCGGAGGTGGAACAGACACAACTTACATTACTTTAGGATGGGCCATGGTCGAACTCGTTCGCAATCCTCTCGTCATGCAGAAATTGCAAGAGGAAGTGAGAAGGATAGCCAACAGAAAGAGCCTTGTCAAAGAGGAAGACCTCCACCAAATGACCTACTTGCTGGCCGTCATCAAGGAGGTCCTGCGGCTGCACCCCCCACTTCCATTACTGCTGCCGCGAGAAACGTTGAATGACTGCATGATTCAAGGCTACAGCATACCCAAGAAGACGGTAATCTTAGTGAACGCGTGGGCGATTGGTAGAGATCCAAAGCATTGGGACGCGCCTGAGGAGTTCAGGCCGGAGAGGTTCTTGGACGGCACGGTGGACTTCAACGGAACTGATTTCCGGTACATGCCCTTCGGATCGGGACGAAGAGTTTGCCCGGGACTGCAATTCGCCATTGCTTCGTTGGAGCTTGCACTGGCGAACCTGGTGCATCAGTTTGATTGGGAGCTGCCTGCTGGGATGGAGAAGGAGGAGTTCCACACGAGAGAAGCTCCTGGACTAGTAGCGGAACGAGAAGGGAAACTTCATCTTGTGGCCAAACCATGGAGTGATTGCTCAAAAGAGTAG